The sequence below is a genomic window from Paenibacillus sp. DCT19.
CGTGCTCATAACTATCCCCTCCGTCTCTTCGTTGGTTGATGATATCACACGCGAACAAGGCAAACAACCGATTGAGCTGCAATACCCTCTCCCCGACCTGGGAATCCGAGCTGCTCTGTCGTTGTTGCTTTGACATTCACTTGATCCACTTCTGCTTCCAGTACCTTAGCGATAACCTCAGCCATCTGTGGAATATAAGGTGCCATCTTCGGCTTCTGTGCAATGATGGTTGAATCGATGTTACCGAGGCGGTATCCCCGATCCTTCACAAGCTGCCACACATGTTCCAAAAGTTTCACACTGTCTGCATCCTTGAATTCCGGATCGGTGTCCGGGAAATGTTTGCCGATATCACCAAGTGCCAGCGCACCTAGAATAGCATCACTAATGGCATGTAACAGTACGTCAGCGTCCGAATGACCCAATAACCCTTTTTCATGAGGAATCGTCACTCCACCAATAATGCAAGGTCTTCCCTCTACCAGCTGATGCACATCGAACCCTTGTCCTACACGAATCATTGCTCCTTCTCTCCCCTCAGCAAAAACGCAGCATACTGCAAATCTTCCGGCGTCGTTAACTTAATGTTCGTATAACTGCCTTCCACAATCTTGACCGTTATGCCCTGGCGCTCTGCCAGCATCGCATCATCTGTTCCTAGAAAACCATCCTTCTCTGCCGACTCATAAGCAAGCATCAACGCAGAAAGACGAAAAGCCTGCGGGGTTTGAATGCTCCACAGACTGCTGCGGTCTGGCGTCGCCGTAACGACACCTTCCGCATTCACTTGTTTAATCGTATCCTTAACCGGAACCGCCAGAATAGCACCACCGCCAGACATCACAGTTGTCATGCAAGCGTTGATCTGTTCCCGGTTAACAAAAGGACGTACCCCGTCGTGAACGAGGACCCAATCCGTTCCTAAAGCCTTAAGGCCTTCATGAACCGAATGCTGTCGCTCTTTCCCGCCGGGGATGACACGAACTCGTGATTCCAGATGGTATTCTTTTACCCAATTCAGGCAGCGTTCAACATCTCCAGCTCCGGTCACCAGCACGATCTCGCGCATCTCATCCAGAGCCGCAAACACTTCAAGCGTATGTATGAAAACGGGCTTGTCCTGCAACAGCAGAAACTGCTTGCTCTCGGTTGTCCCCAT
It includes:
- the ispF gene encoding 2-C-methyl-D-erythritol 2,4-cyclodiphosphate synthase translates to MIRVGQGFDVHQLVEGRPCIIGGVTIPHEKGLLGHSDADVLLHAISDAILGALALGDIGKHFPDTDPEFKDADSVKLLEHVWQLVKDRGYRLGNIDSTIIAQKPKMAPYIPQMAEVIAKVLEAEVDQVNVKATTTEQLGFPGRGEGIAAQSVVCLVRV
- the ispD gene encoding 2-C-methyl-D-erythritol 4-phosphate cytidylyltransferase is translated as MDKGWGVVVVAAGRGTRMGTTESKQFLLLQDKPVFIHTLEVFAALDEMREIVLVTGAGDVERCLNWVKEYHLESRVRVIPGGKERQHSVHEGLKALGTDWVLVHDGVRPFVNREQINACMTTVMSGGGAILAVPVKDTIKQVNAEGVVTATPDRSSLWSIQTPQAFRLSALMLAYESAEKDGFLGTDDAMLAERQGITVKIVEGSYTNIKLTTPEDLQYAAFLLRGEKEQ